A stretch of Desulfobacter hydrogenophilus DNA encodes these proteins:
- a CDS encoding 3-deoxy-D-manno-octulosonic acid transferase has translation MIFFYHIITLVVFSFCLPFLPLVWIFSAKRRANLLQRLGLFTRFPKKEANTRRIWVHALSVGEVNSSLPLVSALKKNYPAHDIVFTASTKTGFERALDLMPPGRADSPVTAVGYFPFDIWFAVIRVVLRISPDIVCLVETDLWPGFLSVMHQRRIPVILVNARLSPRSLKGYRCMGPLSNLFFSTLSCVMAQTRQDALGFEQLGVAGNRIEVTGNIKFDQPCPKLSREEISSLVRDLGFHTGDRIMMAGSTHPGEEPMVVRAFIQARQTDPALKLVIAPRDPGRCTALLRELPLAGFRVACYLDPLESKHGADIMFLNTIGILAKAYALCTFAFVGGSLVAQGGHNLLEPAMFGKPVFFGPHMTDFHDMAQLFVQGEGGIQVEDEKALAVELEKMLDNPDYCIRTGHNARQIFKDNAGAINACLTRMEAFLD, from the coding sequence ATGATTTTTTTTTATCATATCATCACCCTGGTGGTGTTTTCTTTCTGCCTGCCTTTTTTACCGCTTGTCTGGATATTTTCAGCCAAACGGCGGGCCAATCTATTGCAACGTCTGGGTCTGTTTACCCGGTTTCCTAAAAAAGAAGCCAATACGCGCAGAATATGGGTTCATGCCTTGTCCGTGGGTGAAGTGAACTCAAGTTTGCCCCTGGTAAGTGCCTTAAAAAAAAATTACCCTGCCCATGATATTGTTTTTACGGCATCCACCAAAACCGGATTTGAGCGGGCCCTTGATCTGATGCCCCCGGGCCGGGCCGATTCCCCGGTCACGGCGGTGGGGTATTTCCCCTTTGATATTTGGTTTGCCGTGATACGGGTTGTCTTACGCATTTCACCGGATATCGTTTGTCTGGTGGAAACGGATTTATGGCCCGGTTTTTTGTCTGTCATGCACCAACGCCGGATTCCGGTGATCCTTGTGAATGCCCGGTTGTCACCAAGGTCCTTAAAAGGGTACCGATGCATGGGACCGCTGAGCAATTTGTTTTTCTCAACACTTTCTTGTGTCATGGCCCAAACCCGACAGGATGCTTTGGGCTTTGAACAGCTTGGTGTGGCCGGGAATCGTATTGAGGTTACCGGCAATATCAAGTTTGATCAGCCCTGCCCGAAGTTGTCCCGGGAAGAGATTTCAAGTCTTGTCCGGGATCTGGGATTTCACACGGGTGACCGGATAATGATGGCCGGTTCCACCCACCCCGGTGAAGAACCCATGGTGGTCCGGGCGTTTATCCAGGCAAGACAAACAGACCCTGCACTCAAACTTGTCATTGCGCCCCGGGACCCGGGCAGGTGTACCGCTTTGCTCAGGGAATTGCCTTTAGCCGGATTCAGGGTTGCATGTTACCTGGATCCGCTTGAAAGCAAGCACGGCGCAGATATTATGTTTCTTAACACCATTGGGATTCTGGCCAAGGCCTATGCGCTCTGTACATTTGCCTTTGTGGGCGGGTCCCTGGTGGCCCAAGGCGGGCATAACCTTCTGGAGCCGGCCATGTTTGGCAAGCCGGTCTTTTTTGGACCCCATATGACGGATTTTCATGATATGGCCCAGTTGTTTGTCCAGGGTGAAGGCGGCATTCAGGTTGAAGATGAAAAAGCTCTGGCCGTTGAACTGGAAAAAATGCTGGACAATCCGGATTACTGCATCCGAACAGGGCACAATGCCCGGCAAATTTTTAAAGACAACGCAGGGGCGATAAATGCCTGTTTAACCCGGATGGAGGCATTTCTTGACTAA
- the lpxK gene encoding tetraacyldisaccharide 4'-kinase produces the protein MTKSWLDRIEKRVLQTMETPGHFAPFSFDQVLAGCASLYKAGVRLRYGMYGSGFFKARRLDCPVISIGNLAVGGSGKTPMAVWLAKMLMKKGLRPVVISRGYRGTLEDEAAVVSDGREVFLDAKTCGDEPYMMAMEKAFPVVVGKDRYKAGLMAVETFAPDVIILDDGFQHLKLSRDLNLVLLDYKQPLGNGRMLPAGRLRETLCMAKDRIDAVVFTRCPPDAFQLDAFQETGSRSFTNDIIKTLPSVPVFFCTHEPFVAQLFPAESNNNTKDFKSWNLKGKTAVLFSGLARNASFAQSVQDLGVNVADHFEFCDHYRYNEPDFKRISARAEALNADFILTTQKDWVKVNPVCFRGVTVAVIGIRLRFSNPQGLEKFILNNRKG, from the coding sequence TTGACTAAATCCTGGTTGGACCGGATAGAAAAACGGGTATTGCAGACCATGGAAACCCCGGGGCACTTTGCACCTTTTTCTTTTGATCAGGTGCTGGCCGGCTGCGCAAGCCTCTACAAAGCCGGGGTGAGACTACGTTATGGCATGTATGGGAGCGGTTTTTTTAAAGCCAGGCGCCTTGATTGCCCTGTGATTTCCATCGGCAACCTGGCCGTGGGCGGGTCCGGTAAAACACCCATGGCGGTTTGGCTGGCAAAAATGCTGATGAAAAAAGGGTTGCGCCCTGTGGTGATCAGCCGGGGTTACAGAGGGACACTTGAAGATGAGGCTGCTGTGGTATCGGACGGCCGGGAGGTGTTTCTCGATGCAAAGACCTGCGGTGACGAGCCTTATATGATGGCCATGGAAAAAGCCTTTCCCGTGGTGGTGGGAAAAGACCGGTATAAAGCGGGGCTGATGGCTGTGGAAACGTTTGCACCTGATGTGATTATTCTTGATGACGGATTCCAACATCTGAAATTGAGCCGGGATCTGAACCTGGTGCTTCTGGATTACAAACAGCCTTTGGGGAACGGACGCATGCTCCCGGCAGGCCGGTTGCGTGAAACCCTTTGTATGGCAAAGGACAGAATTGACGCCGTCGTGTTTACCCGGTGTCCCCCGGATGCATTTCAATTGGACGCGTTTCAGGAAACTGGGAGTCGATCTTTTACAAACGATATCATTAAAACATTGCCGTCTGTGCCCGTTTTTTTCTGCACCCATGAGCCCTTTGTGGCGCAATTATTTCCGGCCGAAAGCAATAATAACACAAAGGATTTTAAATCCTGGAACCTGAAAGGGAAAACCGCTGTTCTGTTTTCAGGCCTGGCCCGGAATGCTTCCTTTGCACAGTCCGTGCAGGATCTGGGTGTAAACGTTGCCGACCACTTTGAATTCTGTGACCATTATCGGTATAACGAGCCTGATTTTAAAAGGATTTCAGCCCGGGCTGAGGCGTTGAATGCTGATTTCATTCTGACAACCCAGAAGGACTGGGTAAAGGTGAACCCGGTATGCTTCAGGGGTGTGACGGTTGCTGTTATTGGTATTCGGTTGCGCTTTTCTAACCCCCAGGGCCTTGAAAAATTTATTTTGAACAATAGGAAAGGGTAG